A part of Methanobacterium sp. genomic DNA contains:
- a CDS encoding Hsp20/alpha crystallin family protein has translation MKHRRKYRKTILDRKGLIERMLEDTSRTIDTIRQDLEKSVVDYTFVPGKDIIETDEDIIVHVDLPGIKKEDIDLRVTENKLKVKADFDFEMEVQKGSYITLHDRKKGVLRRTVRFPKKVMAEEAEATFENGVLTVEVPKQEKEESFSIKIK, from the coding sequence ATGAAACATAGAAGAAAATATAGAAAAACTATTTTAGATAGGAAAGGTTTAATTGAGAGAATGCTTGAAGACACTTCAAGAACAATTGATACAATCAGACAGGATCTGGAAAAATCAGTTGTAGATTACACCTTTGTTCCAGGAAAAGACATAATTGAAACCGACGAGGACATTATCGTCCATGTTGACTTACCTGGAATTAAAAAAGAAGATATAGACCTGAGAGTTACAGAAAACAAGTTAAAGGTCAAAGCAGACTTTGACTTTGAGATGGAAGTCCAGAAAGGAAGTTACATAACTCTCCATGACAGAAAAAAAGGTGTTTTAAGGAGAACTGTAAGGTTCCCTAAAAAAGTGATGGCTGAAGAAGCTGAAGCTACTTTTGAAAACGGTGTTTTAACCGTTGAAGTACCTAAACAGGAAAAAGAAGAAAGCTTCAGTATTAAAATCAAATAA
- a CDS encoding DUF3096 domain-containing protein, with translation MKGNATPQLIGIIAILVGILIIIYPQLVAYIVGIILIAYGILEVIK, from the coding sequence ATGAAAGGCAATGCAACACCTCAATTAATTGGAATAATTGCAATACTGGTTGGTATTCTTATTATTATATATCCGCAGCTTGTAGCGTATATAGTAGGAATTATACTAATAGCATATGGGATATTAGAAGTCATAAAATAG
- a CDS encoding ATPase, producing the protein MKLSKNRVIDEICRIRKEIGHENVKPDIQEINFDEKNRKLLIITSDRPEKSIVIGKGGWVVGRLKEELNLNSVHVESYPDILLKEYKMKLTLDKLKEILNIPEFKDSKSLHNLCKLLKLRIQNIHHFDIFLKEDLEESESNQAVVALSGGVDSSFSLIIAKFLGFNPVAVTVNPGSIILPRYFQNNVENLSRELHVKHEYIEVDMDEIIRESLEGRYHPCGRCSKVIKKAVLEYTKENNIPFLIYGDLLSTGSQSIVIEDDVLKINLPAMLSATKGEIKNLTSKYGVLKKGGYGCPLINEVHKKYPHMRKYSIQRVLRETRAGILEPGEALEMIMKSL; encoded by the coding sequence TTGAAACTATCAAAAAACAGAGTAATCGATGAAATATGCCGGATACGGAAAGAAATCGGGCATGAAAATGTGAAACCCGACATCCAGGAGATAAATTTTGATGAAAAAAATAGGAAATTACTGATAATAACATCAGACAGGCCTGAAAAATCAATAGTAATTGGAAAGGGAGGATGGGTTGTAGGAAGGTTAAAAGAAGAGCTTAATTTAAACTCTGTTCATGTAGAATCCTATCCCGATATTTTACTCAAGGAATATAAAATGAAACTAACATTAGATAAATTAAAAGAAATATTGAACATCCCTGAATTTAAGGATTCTAAATCCCTCCATAATTTATGCAAACTCCTGAAGCTTAGAATTCAAAATATTCACCATTTTGACATATTTTTAAAAGAAGATCTTGAAGAGTCTGAATCCAATCAGGCAGTTGTTGCACTTTCAGGGGGTGTTGACAGCAGTTTTTCGCTGATAATTGCTAAATTTTTAGGTTTTAATCCTGTTGCAGTTACAGTAAATCCCGGCAGTATAATTCTTCCCCGATATTTTCAAAATAATGTGGAAAACCTTTCCCGGGAGCTTCATGTAAAACACGAATACATAGAAGTTGATATGGATGAAATAATTCGAGAATCACTTGAAGGCAGATATCATCCATGCGGAAGATGCTCTAAAGTAATTAAAAAAGCCGTCTTAGAGTATACAAAAGAAAATAATATTCCTTTCTTAATTTATGGTGATCTTCTATCAACAGGATCCCAATCCATTGTTATCGAAGACGATGTTTTAAAAATAAACTTGCCTGCTATGCTATCTGCTACAAAGGGAGAAATTAAAAACTTAACTTCTAAATATGGTGTTTTAAAGAAAGGAGGATACGGATGCCCCTTAATTAACGAGGTGCACAAAAAATATCCTCATATGCGTAAATATTCCATTCAAAGGGTGCTTAGAGAAACACGGGCAGGCATATTAGAGCCTGGTGAAGCTCTTGAAATGATAATGAAGTCCCTATAA